Proteins encoded in a region of the Halostella limicola genome:
- the metX gene encoding homoserine O-acetyltransferase MetX, which produces MKATAGTVDLGEFEFENGESIPSLEVAYETYGEFTGDNAVLVCHALTGSAHVANRRLSDGEAPDTGGQARAWWDDIVGPGKAIDAKEYYVVCVNVPGSCYGTTGPASENPETGEPYATSFPPVTVTDWTRAQRLVLNELGVGRLHAVVGGSVGGMNVLEWAKQYPDDVHRLIPVATAARLDPQCLALDAVARRAITTDPNWNGGDYYDGSPDSPDGGDHPDDGLALARQLGHVMYLSKASMEKKFGRRAAGRDAARDVFPSDPAAGFFPYRDVESYLDYQADKFVDRFDANSYLYLTRAMDNYDLAAGYDSDAAALAAFEGEALVVSFTGDWHFTSEQAESLADAFREAGIPVAHHVIDSDHGHDAFLVEPENVGPPVADFLADGVEGRSITDTADDEDDGTDFAPVHTSLFS; this is translated from the coding sequence ATGAAGGCGACCGCGGGCACCGTCGACCTCGGCGAGTTCGAGTTCGAGAACGGGGAGTCGATCCCCTCGCTGGAGGTCGCGTACGAGACGTACGGCGAGTTCACCGGCGACAACGCCGTCCTCGTCTGCCACGCGCTCACCGGGAGCGCCCACGTCGCCAACCGCCGGCTCAGCGACGGCGAAGCGCCCGACACCGGCGGCCAGGCCCGCGCCTGGTGGGACGACATCGTCGGCCCGGGCAAGGCGATCGACGCGAAGGAGTACTACGTCGTCTGCGTCAACGTCCCCGGCTCGTGCTACGGCACGACGGGGCCGGCGAGCGAGAACCCCGAGACCGGCGAGCCGTACGCCACGTCGTTCCCGCCGGTCACCGTCACGGACTGGACGCGCGCCCAGCGGCTGGTGTTGAACGAGCTCGGCGTCGGCCGCCTCCACGCGGTCGTCGGCGGTAGCGTCGGTGGGATGAACGTGCTGGAGTGGGCGAAGCAATATCCCGACGACGTCCACCGCCTGATCCCGGTCGCCACCGCGGCCCGCCTCGACCCGCAGTGCCTCGCGCTCGACGCCGTCGCCCGGCGGGCCATCACCACGGACCCGAACTGGAACGGTGGCGATTACTACGACGGCTCGCCGGACTCGCCCGACGGCGGCGACCACCCGGACGACGGCCTCGCGCTGGCCCGCCAGCTCGGCCACGTGATGTACCTCTCGAAGGCGTCGATGGAGAAGAAGTTCGGCCGCCGCGCCGCCGGCCGCGACGCCGCCCGCGACGTGTTCCCCAGCGACCCCGCGGCCGGCTTCTTCCCGTACCGCGACGTGGAGTCCTATCTCGACTACCAGGCCGACAAGTTCGTCGACCGGTTCGACGCCAACAGCTACCTCTACCTGACGCGGGCGATGGACAACTACGACCTCGCCGCCGGCTACGACTCCGACGCGGCCGCGCTCGCGGCGTTCGAGGGCGAGGCGCTCGTCGTCTCCTTCACCGGCGACTGGCACTTCACCAGCGAGCAGGCCGAGTCGCTCGCGGACGCGTTCCGCGAGGCCGGCATCCCCGTCGCCCACCACGTCATCGACTCCGACCACGGCCACGACGCCTTCCTCGTCGAACCCGAGAACGTCGGCCCGCCCGTCGCCGACTTCCTGGCGGACGGCGTGGAGGGCCGGTCGATCACCGACACCGCCGACGACGAGGACGACGGCACCGACTTCGCGCCGGTCCACACGAGCCTGTTCTCGTAG
- a CDS encoding MFS transporter produces the protein MHRTRRDRGLLAAVVFTVLLAQTLLYPGVPDLVAALGATTALDASMWFLVAEFAAFVSFVGVWGAASDAAGKRVPFIAAGAVGGCVGYAALAAAGAVTDLSFEAVLVVRALQGAATIGAFSLAMTMLMDLSGGHGRNMGAAGIAIGLGTATGAPLGGQLTEIDPLGPLYVASGLLFVAGVLVLRVEDRTPDREENLRAALGNLVGTPALGIPYAFGFIDRLTAGFFALVGTLYFRSAFDLGAGDTGLMLALFFAPFALLQYPFGTLSDRVGRRLPILAGSALYGLGVVAVGRAPTVELAGAGMVLVGVLGALMAPATMALVTDLAPASERGAAMGGFNLFGSLGFLAGFLVGGTVADAYGFGTAFLVAGGLEILLALVTLPFLLRLDAERTESFGGTEEA, from the coding sequence GTGCACCGGACACGACGCGACCGAGGGCTGCTCGCGGCGGTCGTCTTCACGGTCCTGCTCGCCCAGACGCTCCTGTACCCGGGCGTGCCGGATCTCGTCGCCGCGCTCGGCGCGACGACGGCGCTCGACGCGAGCATGTGGTTCCTCGTCGCCGAGTTCGCCGCCTTCGTCTCCTTCGTCGGCGTCTGGGGCGCGGCCAGCGACGCCGCGGGCAAGCGCGTCCCGTTCATTGCGGCGGGGGCGGTCGGCGGGTGCGTCGGCTACGCCGCGCTCGCCGCTGCCGGGGCCGTCACGGACCTCTCGTTCGAGGCGGTCCTCGTCGTCCGCGCGCTTCAGGGCGCGGCGACCATCGGCGCGTTCTCGCTCGCGATGACGATGCTGATGGACCTCTCGGGCGGTCACGGCCGGAACATGGGCGCGGCGGGCATCGCCATCGGCCTCGGCACGGCGACGGGGGCGCCGCTGGGCGGGCAGCTGACCGAGATCGACCCGCTCGGACCGCTGTACGTCGCCAGCGGCCTACTGTTCGTCGCCGGCGTGCTGGTCCTCCGCGTCGAGGACCGAACCCCCGATCGGGAGGAGAACCTGCGGGCCGCGCTCGGCAACCTCGTCGGCACGCCCGCGCTCGGCATCCCGTACGCCTTCGGCTTCATCGACCGCCTCACCGCGGGCTTTTTCGCGCTGGTCGGGACGCTGTACTTCCGGTCCGCCTTCGATCTCGGCGCGGGCGACACCGGACTGATGCTCGCGCTCTTTTTCGCCCCGTTCGCCCTCCTGCAGTACCCCTTCGGGACGCTGTCGGACCGCGTCGGCCGCCGCCTGCCCATCCTCGCCGGGTCCGCGCTGTACGGCCTCGGCGTCGTCGCCGTCGGACGCGCACCGACGGTCGAACTCGCCGGCGCGGGCATGGTGCTGGTCGGCGTCCTCGGGGCGCTGATGGCCCCGGCGACGATGGCGCTCGTCACCGACCTCGCGCCAGCGAGCGAGCGCGGCGCCGCGATGGGCGGGTTCAACCTGTTCGGCAGCCTCGGCTTCCTCGCCGGCTTCCTCGTCGGCGGCACCGTCGCCGACGCCTACGGGTTCGGAACCGCCTTCC
- a CDS encoding O-acetylhomoserine aminocarboxypropyltransferase/cysteine synthase family protein, protein MTDDDESAEPGLSTRSVHAGQEAPDAATGARAPPLYQTTSYVFEDADRAADLYALDAEDHIYSRISNPTVRTLEERLASLEGGTGAVATASGMAALDAATLVLAAAGDNVVCSTDTYGGTTAYLSHTASRRDIEARFVETLDYDAYEAAIDEDTAYVHVETIGNPSLVTPDFERVAEIAHEHGAPLVVDNTFATPALCRPLEAGADVVWESTTKWLHGSGTTVGGALIEDGEFDWEANGYEEVAGQNPAYHDTDFSRDFPDAPFTQAVRYRSLRSLGDQQSPFDAWQTLQGLESFPLRMERHCENAAIVAEYLADHDDVAWVTYPGLEDHETHDNASEYLNGGYGGMIAFGLEGGYEAGKAFCENVDLASFLANIGDAKTLVIHPASTTHGQLSPEEQRQAGVTTDLIRFSVGIEDPADILADVERGIEAATR, encoded by the coding sequence ATGACTGACGACGACGAGTCCGCGGAGCCGGGCCTCTCCACGCGGAGCGTACACGCGGGGCAGGAAGCGCCCGACGCCGCGACGGGCGCCCGCGCCCCGCCGCTGTACCAGACGACGTCGTACGTGTTCGAGGACGCCGACCGCGCGGCGGACCTCTACGCGCTGGACGCCGAGGACCACATCTACTCGCGCATCAGCAACCCGACCGTGCGGACGCTGGAGGAGCGCCTCGCGAGCCTCGAAGGCGGTACGGGCGCGGTGGCGACGGCAAGCGGCATGGCCGCGCTCGACGCGGCGACGCTCGTCCTCGCGGCGGCGGGCGACAACGTCGTCTGCTCGACGGACACCTACGGCGGGACGACGGCGTACCTCTCGCACACCGCCTCGCGCCGGGACATCGAGGCGCGCTTCGTGGAGACCCTCGACTACGACGCCTACGAGGCGGCGATCGACGAGGACACCGCCTACGTCCACGTCGAGACCATCGGCAACCCCTCGCTGGTCACGCCGGACTTCGAGCGCGTCGCCGAGATCGCCCACGAGCACGGCGCGCCGCTGGTCGTCGACAACACGTTCGCCACGCCCGCGCTCTGTCGCCCGCTGGAAGCGGGCGCGGACGTGGTCTGGGAGTCGACGACGAAGTGGCTCCACGGCTCGGGCACGACCGTCGGCGGCGCGCTGATCGAGGACGGCGAGTTCGACTGGGAAGCGAACGGCTACGAGGAGGTCGCGGGCCAGAACCCCGCGTACCACGACACCGACTTCTCGCGGGACTTCCCCGACGCGCCGTTCACGCAGGCCGTCCGGTACCGGTCGCTCCGGAGCCTCGGCGATCAGCAGTCGCCGTTCGACGCCTGGCAGACGCTGCAGGGCCTGGAGTCGTTCCCCCTGCGGATGGAACGCCACTGCGAGAACGCCGCCATCGTCGCTGAGTACCTCGCGGACCACGACGACGTGGCGTGGGTCACCTACCCCGGGCTGGAGGACCACGAAACCCACGACAACGCGAGCGAGTACCTCAACGGCGGCTACGGCGGGATGATCGCGTTCGGGCTCGAAGGCGGCTACGAGGCGGGCAAGGCGTTCTGCGAGAACGTCGACCTGGCCTCGTTCCTCGCGAACATCGGCGACGCGAAGACGCTCGTCATCCACCCCGCGAGCACGACCCACGGCCAGTTGTCGCCAGAGGAGCAGCGCCAGGCGGGCGTCACGACCGACCTGATCCGCTTCTCCGTCGGCATCGAGGACCCCGCGGACATCCTCGCCGACGTGGAGCGGGGGATCGAGGCCGCGACACGATGA
- a CDS encoding pentapeptide repeat-containing protein has protein sequence MQGDRCGYEHDVGTAMGGGAVCCWRPTWNDAERCLWHADVGGKREVDLVAADPRPGERLDGATLRGVTLVDADLLAGCRLDDADFADATLAGSSFVDTGLRRADFRGASARDATFEGADLEDATFTSADLRGANFRDARLYRAAFTDVRLDDATAFGHRVVYDELATAADDPVEVTSHSEPAIATYRELQRVWRDNVLPGRSQEYFLREMDLRRRVAWATGAYVHALRFEGSRLVMRYGASPWRVIAASIALMVLCAVLYPITGGIQESTAESAITYQLEDPADAPLWALSLVFFKSLYFSAVTFATLGYGDMQPIGEWARAIAAVESLVGSLLMALLVFVLTRSAR, from the coding sequence ATGCAAGGGGACCGATGCGGGTACGAGCACGACGTGGGGACGGCGATGGGCGGCGGTGCGGTCTGTTGCTGGCGACCGACGTGGAACGACGCCGAGCGGTGTCTTTGGCACGCCGACGTGGGCGGGAAGCGCGAAGTGGACCTCGTCGCCGCCGACCCCCGGCCGGGCGAGCGCCTCGACGGCGCGACGCTCCGGGGGGTGACGCTCGTCGACGCCGACCTCCTCGCGGGGTGTCGCCTCGACGACGCCGACTTCGCCGACGCGACGCTCGCGGGGTCGTCGTTCGTCGACACCGGGCTTCGCCGGGCGGACTTCCGCGGCGCGAGCGCCCGGGACGCGACCTTCGAGGGGGCTGATCTGGAGGACGCGACGTTCACGTCGGCCGACCTCCGGGGCGCGAACTTCCGGGACGCCCGCCTCTATCGGGCGGCGTTCACCGACGTGCGCCTCGACGACGCGACGGCGTTCGGCCACCGCGTCGTGTACGACGAACTGGCGACGGCGGCCGACGACCCCGTCGAGGTGACGTCCCACTCGGAGCCCGCCATCGCGACGTACCGCGAACTCCAGCGCGTCTGGCGGGACAACGTCCTGCCCGGGCGCTCGCAGGAGTACTTCCTCCGGGAGATGGACCTGCGGCGACGGGTCGCCTGGGCGACCGGCGCGTACGTTCACGCGCTCCGGTTTGAGGGATCGCGGCTGGTCATGCGCTACGGCGCGAGCCCGTGGCGGGTGATCGCCGCGTCGATCGCGCTGATGGTCCTCTGTGCCGTGCTGTACCCGATCACCGGCGGCATTCAGGAGTCGACCGCGGAGAGCGCCATCACGTACCAACTGGAGGATCCGGCGGACGCGCCGCTGTGGGCGCTGTCGCTCGTCTTCTTCAAGAGCCTTTACTTCAGCGCCGTCACGTTCGCCACCCTCGGCTACGGCGACATGCAGCCGATCGGGGAGTGGGCGAGAGCCATCGCCGCCGTCGAGTCGCTGGTCGGGTCGCTCCTGATGGCGCTGCTGGTGTTCGTGCTCACGCGGAGCGCGCGGTGA